One part of the Pseudomonas leptonychotis genome encodes these proteins:
- the metH gene encoding methionine synthase produces MSDRNVRLQALQKALSERILVLDGGMGTMIQSYKLEEEDYRGARFADWPSDVKGNNDLLILSRPDVIGAIEKAYLDAGADILETNTFNATQVSQADYGMQSLAYELNVVGARLARNVADAKTLETPNKPRFVAGVLGPTSRTCSISPDVNDPGYRNVTFDELVENYVEATRGLIEGGADLILIETIFDTLNAKAAIFAVQQVFEDDNVELPIMISGTITDASGRTLSGQTTEAFWNSVNHAKPISVGLNCALGAKDLRPYLEELSAKAGTHVSAHPNAGLPNAFGEYDETPAEMAVVVEEFAASGFLNIIGGCCGTTPAHIQAIADAVSKYPPRVIPEIPKACRLSGLEPFTIDRSSLFINVGERTNITGSARFARLIREENYTEALEVALQQVEAGAQVIDINMDEGMLDSKAAMVKFLNLIAGEPDISRVPIMIDSSKWEVIEAGLKCIQGKGIVNSISMKEGVEQFKYHAKLCKRYGAAVVVMAFDEAGQADTAARKREICQRSYDILVNEVGFPPEDIIFDPNIFAIATGIEEHNNYAVDFIEACAFIRDHLPFALTSGGVSNVSFSFRGNNPVREAIHSVFLYHAIQNGLTMGIVNAGQLEIYDEIPKELREKVEDVVLNRTAEGTDALLAIADNYKGDGSVKEVETEEWRTWSVVDRLKHALVKGITSHIIEDTEECRQQCARPIEVIEGPLMSGMNVVGDLFGAGKMFLPQVVKSARVMKQAVGHLIPFIELEKGDKPEAKGKILMATVKGDVHDIGKNIVGVVLGCNGYDIVDLGVMVPAEKILQTAIAEKCDIIGLSGLITPSLDEMVHVAREMQRQGFTLPLMIGGATTSKAHTAVKIEPKYQNDAVIYVTDASRAVGVATQLLSKELKADFVERTRLDYIEVRERTANRSARTERLSYAKSVANKPKFDWSTYQPTVPSFTGVKVLDNIDLNVLAEYIDWTPFFISWDLAGKFPRILSDEVVGEAATALYADAQEMLKKLIDEKLISARAVLGFWPANQVQDDDLQVYGSDGQPLATLHHLRQQTIKPDGKANFSLADFVAPKDSGITDYVGGFITTAGIGAEEVAKAYQDAGDDYNSIMVKALADRLAEACAEWLHKEVRTTHWGYEPDEQLSNDELIKEAYKGIRPAPGYPACPDHTEKGTLFNLLDPAATYNQAGCSGVFLTEHYAMFPAASVSGWYFAHPQAQYFAVGKIDKDQVESYTARKQQDLNVSERWLAPNLGYDN; encoded by the coding sequence ATGTCCGATCGTAACGTCCGCCTCCAAGCTCTGCAGAAAGCGCTTTCTGAACGCATCCTGGTCCTCGACGGCGGTATGGGCACCATGATCCAGAGCTATAAACTGGAGGAAGAAGATTACCGCGGCGCGCGTTTCGCCGATTGGCCAAGCGACGTTAAGGGCAACAACGACCTGCTGATCCTCAGCCGCCCGGACGTGATCGGCGCCATCGAAAAGGCCTACCTGGATGCCGGCGCGGACATTCTGGAAACCAACACCTTCAACGCCACCCAGGTGTCTCAGGCCGATTACGGCATGCAGAGCCTGGCCTATGAGCTGAACGTCGTAGGCGCGCGCCTGGCCCGTAACGTGGCGGATGCCAAGACCCTGGAAACCCCGAACAAGCCACGCTTTGTCGCCGGCGTGCTGGGCCCAACCAGCCGTACCTGCTCTATCTCCCCGGACGTCAACGACCCCGGCTACCGCAACGTCACCTTCGACGAGCTGGTAGAAAACTACGTCGAGGCCACACGCGGCCTGATCGAGGGCGGCGCCGACCTGATCCTGATCGAAACCATTTTCGACACGCTTAACGCCAAGGCGGCGATCTTCGCTGTGCAGCAGGTGTTTGAAGACGACAATGTCGAACTGCCAATCATGATCTCCGGCACCATCACCGACGCCTCCGGCCGTACCCTCTCAGGGCAAACCACCGAAGCCTTCTGGAACTCGGTCAACCACGCCAAGCCGATCTCCGTGGGGCTGAACTGCGCCCTCGGTGCCAAAGACCTGCGCCCATACCTGGAGGAGCTGTCGGCCAAGGCCGGCACCCACGTCTCCGCGCACCCCAATGCCGGTTTGCCAAATGCCTTCGGTGAATACGATGAAACCCCGGCTGAAATGGCGGTGGTGGTGGAAGAGTTCGCCGCCTCGGGCTTTTTGAACATCATCGGCGGCTGCTGCGGCACTACGCCAGCCCACATCCAGGCGATTGCGGACGCGGTGAGTAAATATCCGCCGCGCGTCATCCCGGAAATCCCCAAGGCTTGCCGCCTGTCCGGCCTTGAGCCGTTCACCATCGACCGCAGCTCGCTGTTTATCAACGTCGGCGAGCGCACCAACATCACCGGTTCGGCGCGTTTCGCCCGGCTGATCCGCGAGGAGAACTACACCGAAGCCCTTGAAGTCGCCCTGCAGCAGGTGGAAGCCGGCGCTCAGGTAATCGACATCAACATGGACGAGGGCATGCTCGACTCCAAGGCGGCGATGGTCAAATTCCTCAACCTGATCGCAGGCGAACCGGACATCTCCCGCGTGCCAATCATGATCGACTCCTCCAAGTGGGAAGTGATCGAGGCCGGCCTCAAGTGCATCCAAGGCAAAGGCATCGTCAACTCGATTTCGATGAAGGAAGGCGTCGAGCAGTTCAAGTACCACGCCAAGCTGTGCAAGCGCTACGGCGCCGCCGTGGTAGTCATGGCCTTCGACGAAGCCGGCCAAGCCGACACCGCCGCGCGCAAACGCGAAATCTGCCAGCGCAGCTACGACATTTTGGTCAATGAAGTGGGCTTCCCGCCGGAAGACATCATCTTCGACCCAAACATCTTCGCCATCGCCACCGGCATCGAGGAGCACAACAACTACGCGGTCGACTTTATCGAGGCCTGCGCCTTTATCCGCGACCACCTGCCCTTTGCCCTGACCTCGGGCGGCGTGTCCAACGTGTCGTTCTCGTTCCGTGGCAACAACCCGGTTCGCGAAGCGATCCATTCGGTGTTCCTCTACCACGCGATCCAGAACGGCCTGACCATGGGCATCGTCAACGCCGGCCAGCTGGAAATTTACGACGAGATCCCCAAAGAACTGCGTGAGAAGGTCGAGGACGTTGTACTCAACCGCACTGCCGAAGGTACCGATGCACTGCTGGCGATTGCCGACAACTACAAGGGCGACGGCAGCGTCAAAGAAGTCGAAACCGAAGAGTGGCGTACCTGGAGCGTGGTTGACCGTCTCAAACATGCGCTCGTCAAGGGCATCACCAGCCACATTATCGAAGACACTGAAGAATGCCGTCAGCAGTGCGCACGCCCCATCGAGGTCATCGAAGGCCCGCTGATGAGCGGCATGAACGTGGTCGGCGACCTGTTCGGTGCGGGCAAAATGTTCCTGCCCCAGGTGGTGAAATCGGCGCGGGTAATGAAGCAGGCGGTCGGTCACTTGATCCCCTTTATCGAGCTGGAAAAAGGCGACAAACCAGAAGCCAAAGGCAAGATCCTGATGGCTACGGTGAAAGGCGATGTGCACGACATCGGTAAGAACATCGTCGGCGTGGTGCTCGGTTGTAATGGCTACGACATCGTCGATCTGGGCGTGATGGTACCTGCGGAGAAGATTCTGCAAACGGCGATTGCGGAAAAATGCGACATCATCGGTTTGTCCGGCCTGATCACCCCTTCGCTGGATGAAATGGTCCACGTTGCCCGTGAGATGCAGCGCCAGGGCTTTACCCTGCCCCTGATGATTGGCGGCGCAACCACCTCCAAAGCCCACACAGCCGTGAAAATCGAACCCAAGTACCAGAACGACGCGGTGATCTACGTCACCGACGCCTCGCGTGCGGTGGGCGTGGCCACTCAACTGCTGTCGAAAGAATTGAAAGCCGACTTCGTCGAGCGTACTCGCCTGGACTACATCGAAGTACGCGAACGTACCGCCAACCGTAGCGCCCGCACCGAACGCCTGAGCTACGCCAAATCGGTCGCCAATAAACCTAAGTTCGATTGGTCGACGTATCAGCCAACCGTGCCGAGTTTTACTGGCGTGAAAGTGCTGGACAACATCGACCTGAATGTTCTGGCCGAGTACATCGACTGGACACCGTTCTTTATCTCCTGGGACCTGGCCGGCAAGTTCCCGCGCATCCTCAGCGACGAAGTGGTCGGCGAAGCGGCCACCGCGCTGTATGCCGACGCCCAGGAGATGCTGAAGAAACTGATCGACGAGAAGCTGATCAGCGCCCGCGCCGTGCTCGGCTTCTGGCCTGCCAATCAGGTGCAGGACGATGACCTGCAGGTATACGGCAGCGATGGTCAACCGCTGGCCACTCTGCATCACCTGCGCCAGCAAACCATCAAGCCGGACGGTAAAGCGAACTTCTCCCTCGCTGATTTTGTTGCACCCAAGGACAGTGGCATCACCGATTACGTTGGTGGTTTTATCACCACCGCCGGCATCGGCGCCGAGGAAGTGGCCAAGGCTTACCAGGACGCCGGCGACGATTACAACTCGATCATGGTCAAAGCCCTGGCCGATCGCCTGGCCGAAGCCTGCGCCGAATGGCTGCACAAAGAGGTGCGCACCACGCATTGGGGCTACGAGCCAGACGAGCAGCTAAGCAACGACGAGCTAATCAAAGAAGCCTACAAAGGCATCCGCCCTGCTCCCGGCTATCCGGCCTGCCCGGATCACACTGAAAAAGGCACGCTGTTCAATCTGCTCGACCCGGCCGCCACCTATAACCAGGCCGGTTGCAGTGGTGTGTTCCTCACCGAGCACTACGCCATGTTCCCCGCGGCCTCGGTCAGCGGCTGGTACTTCGCCCACCCACAGGCGCAGTACTTCGCCGTCGGCAAAATCGACAAAGACCAGGTGGAAAGCTACACGGCGCGCAAACAGCAGGACCTCAACGTCAGCGAACGTTGGTTGGCGCCTAATCTGGGGTATGACAACTAA
- the acnA gene encoding aconitate hydratase AcnA has translation MPSLDSLNSRRSLEVDGKSYQYFSLPEAAKTLGNIDQLPMSLKVLLENLLRWEDGKTVTGTDLQAVADWLEHRRSDREIQYRPARVLMQDFTGVPAVVDLAAMRDAMAKAGGDPQKINPLSPVDLVIDHSVMVDRFATASAFEQNVAMEMQRNGERYAFLRWGQHAFDNFSVVPPGTGICHQVNLEYLGRTVWTKEEDGQTFAFPDTLVGTDSHTTMINGLGVLGWGVGGIEAEAAMLGQPVSMLIPEVIGFKLSGKLKEGITATDLVLTVTQMLRSKGVVGKFVEFYGDGLAELPLADRATIANMAPEYGATCGFFPVDAITLGYLRLSGRPQQTVQLVEAYCKAQGLWREAGVEPLFTDSLELDMGSVEACLAGPKRPQDRVTLPQVKHAFDDFIALQAKPEPGADARLLSEGGGGTAVGSDALIGEADYQHDGQTYRLKNGAVVIAAITSCTNTSNPSVMMAAGLLAKKAVEKGLQRKPWVKSSLAPGSKVVTEYFNAAGLTQYLDALGFDLVGYGCTTCIGNSGPLLEPIEQAIQQSDLSVASVLSGNRNFEGRVHPLVKTNWLASPPLVVAYALAGSVRMDITREALGEGKDGQPVYLKDIWPSQAEIAEAILKVDTAMFHKEYAEVFTGDAEWQAIEVPQAATYTWQDDSTYIQHPPFFEGIADEPPHIGDVHQARILALLGDSVTTDHISPAGNIKADSPAGRYLREQGVEPVDFNSYGSRRGNHHVMMRGTFANIRIRNEMLGGEEGGNTLHVPSGEQLSIYEAAMRYQEAGTPLVVIAGKEYGTGSSRDWAAKGTNLLGIKAVIAESFERIHRSNLVGMGVLPLQFKPGESRTSLKLTGKETITIAGLDGVELHPSMPLTLEVLREDNSRDSVEVLCRIDTLNEVEYFKAGGILHYVLRQLIAAK, from the coding sequence ATGCCTTCCTTAGACAGCCTGAACAGCCGCCGCAGCCTCGAAGTTGATGGCAAAAGCTACCAATACTTCAGCCTGCCCGAAGCCGCCAAAACGCTGGGCAATATCGACCAACTGCCGATGTCGCTGAAAGTCCTGCTGGAAAACCTATTGCGCTGGGAGGACGGTAAAACCGTTACCGGCACTGACCTGCAGGCCGTGGCTGACTGGCTAGAGCACCGCCGCTCCGATCGCGAAATCCAATACCGCCCGGCCCGGGTACTGATGCAGGACTTCACCGGCGTACCTGCCGTGGTAGACCTGGCTGCCATGCGCGACGCCATGGCCAAGGCCGGCGGCGACCCGCAGAAAATCAATCCGCTGTCCCCTGTCGACCTGGTGATCGATCACTCGGTCATGGTCGACAGGTTCGCCACTGCATCTGCGTTTGAGCAGAACGTTGCCATGGAAATGCAGCGCAACGGCGAGCGCTACGCCTTCCTGCGCTGGGGCCAACACGCGTTCGACAACTTCAGTGTGGTGCCACCAGGCACCGGCATTTGCCATCAGGTCAATCTGGAGTACCTCGGCCGCACCGTTTGGACCAAAGAGGAAGATGGCCAGACCTTTGCCTTCCCCGACACCCTCGTGGGCACCGATTCACACACCACCATGATCAATGGCCTCGGTGTGCTTGGCTGGGGCGTCGGCGGCATCGAGGCGGAGGCGGCAATGCTCGGCCAGCCCGTGTCGATGCTGATTCCCGAGGTAATTGGCTTCAAACTGAGCGGCAAGCTTAAAGAAGGCATCACCGCCACCGACCTGGTGTTGACGGTCACCCAAATGCTGCGCAGCAAAGGCGTAGTCGGCAAGTTCGTCGAGTTTTACGGAGACGGCTTGGCCGAACTGCCCCTGGCGGATCGCGCCACCATCGCCAATATGGCCCCGGAATACGGCGCCACCTGCGGCTTCTTCCCGGTTGACGCGATCACCCTCGGCTATTTGCGCCTGTCTGGCCGGCCGCAGCAAACCGTTCAACTGGTCGAGGCTTACTGCAAAGCGCAGGGCCTGTGGCGTGAAGCTGGGGTTGAACCGCTGTTCACTGACAGCCTGGAGCTGGACATGGGCAGCGTAGAAGCGTGTCTGGCCGGGCCGAAACGCCCGCAGGACCGCGTCACCCTGCCCCAGGTCAAACACGCCTTCGATGACTTTATCGCCTTACAGGCCAAGCCCGAACCCGGCGCCGATGCGCGCCTGTTAAGCGAAGGTGGCGGCGGCACTGCCGTGGGTAGCGATGCGCTGATCGGCGAAGCTGACTATCAACATGACGGGCAAACCTACCGGTTGAAAAATGGCGCGGTGGTGATTGCCGCGATCACCTCGTGCACCAACACCTCCAACCCTAGCGTGATGATGGCCGCCGGCCTGCTGGCGAAAAAAGCCGTGGAGAAAGGCCTGCAGCGCAAGCCTTGGGTCAAAAGCTCACTGGCGCCGGGCTCCAAGGTGGTCACCGAATACTTCAACGCCGCCGGTTTGACGCAATACTTGGATGCGCTCGGCTTCGATCTGGTCGGCTACGGCTGCACCACCTGCATCGGCAACTCAGGCCCCTTGCTTGAACCGATCGAACAGGCCATCCAGCAATCCGACTTGAGCGTCGCCTCGGTGCTGTCGGGCAACCGCAACTTCGAGGGCCGCGTGCATCCATTGGTGAAAACCAATTGGCTGGCCTCGCCGCCCTTGGTAGTCGCCTACGCCCTGGCCGGCAGCGTGCGTATGGACATAACCCGTGAAGCCTTGGGCGAAGGCAAAGACGGCCAGCCGGTTTACCTCAAAGACATTTGGCCGAGCCAGGCGGAAATCGCCGAAGCGATCCTCAAGGTCGATACGGCGATGTTCCACAAGGAATACGCCGAGGTGTTCACCGGGGATGCCGAGTGGCAAGCCATCGAGGTGCCGCAAGCGGCGACCTACACCTGGCAGGACGATTCGACCTATATCCAGCATCCGCCATTCTTTGAAGGCATCGCTGATGAGCCGCCGCATATTGGCGATGTGCACCAGGCGCGTATTCTCGCCCTGCTTGGCGATTCGGTGACCACCGACCACATCTCCCCGGCTGGCAACATCAAGGCCGACAGCCCCGCGGGACGCTACCTGCGCGAGCAAGGCGTCGAACCAGTCGACTTCAACTCCTACGGCTCACGGCGCGGCAACCATCATGTGATGATGCGCGGCACCTTCGCCAATATCCGCATCCGCAACGAGATGCTCGGGGGCGAGGAAGGCGGCAACACTCTGCACGTTCCAAGCGGTGAGCAGTTGTCGATCTATGAGGCGGCCATGCGTTATCAGGAAGCAGGCACCCCGCTGGTGGTAATCGCCGGTAAGGAATACGGCACCGGCTCCAGCCGCGACTGGGCCGCCAAGGGCACCAACTTGCTGGGCATCAAGGCGGTCATCGCCGAAAGCTTTGAACGCATCCACCGTTCCAACCTGGTCGGCATGGGCGTATTACCGTTGCAATTCAAACCCGGAGAAAGCCGCACCAGCCTGAAACTCACAGGCAAGGAAACGATTACCATCGCGGGGCTCGACGGCGTGGAGCTGCATCCCTCGATGCCCCTGACCCTGGAGGTTCTGCGCGAAGACAACAGCCGCGACAGCGTTGAAGTGCTGTGCCGCATCGATACGCTGAACGAGGTCGAGTACTTCAAAGCCGGCGGCATCCTGCACTATGTGCTGCGCCAGTTGATCGCTGCCAAGTAA
- a CDS encoding methyl-accepting chemotaxis protein, which yields MRNNQPITQRERSFPGQQRLISTTDTKGQITYCNDAFVEISGFTRDELIRAPHNLVRHPDVPAAVFQHMWNTLKKGRPWMGIVKNRCKSGDHYWVNAYVTPVTENNQVIGYESVRVKPSAEQVRRAEALYQRINSGKAAVPSSDHWLPILQNWLPFILISQIGFLLGAWLDSSWGFALAAGLSVPLGLLGLNWQQRGLKRLLRLADQTTSDPLIAQMYTDSRGAQGRLEMSILSQEARLKTCLTRLQDTAEQLTQQAKQANTLAHNSSAGLERQRSETDQVATAINEMAATTLEVASNVARTAIATQDANRLTSAGRTIASETRLAIQRLSQSVGDTGETVTRLAHDSNEIGGVVDVIKGIADQTNLLALNAAIEAARAGEMGRGFAVVADEVRSLAQRTAESTGQIHQLIAKLQRTAEEAVMTMEIGRKQADEGVERVQQADDALAGISDAVANITDMANQIAAAAEEQSAVADEVNRSITTIAQLADQTAGEAHNTALLSEALTATANGQYALVERFNR from the coding sequence ATGCGCAATAACCAGCCGATTACCCAACGCGAACGCAGCTTTCCTGGACAACAACGACTGATCTCCACCACCGACACCAAAGGTCAAATCACCTACTGCAACGACGCTTTTGTTGAGATCAGCGGGTTTACTCGCGATGAGCTGATTCGTGCGCCACACAACCTGGTGCGCCATCCGGATGTACCGGCGGCGGTGTTCCAACATATGTGGAACACGCTGAAGAAAGGCCGGCCATGGATGGGGATTGTTAAAAACCGCTGCAAAAGCGGTGACCACTACTGGGTCAACGCCTACGTCACCCCAGTGACGGAAAACAATCAGGTGATTGGCTACGAGTCCGTGCGGGTCAAACCCAGCGCCGAACAAGTACGCCGTGCCGAGGCGCTTTACCAGCGCATCAACAGCGGTAAAGCGGCCGTGCCGAGCAGCGATCACTGGTTGCCGATCCTGCAAAATTGGCTGCCGTTTATTCTGATCAGCCAAATTGGCTTTCTGCTTGGCGCCTGGCTCGACTCCAGCTGGGGCTTTGCCTTGGCCGCCGGTTTGTCTGTACCGCTTGGCCTGCTCGGCCTGAACTGGCAACAACGTGGCCTAAAACGCTTGCTGCGCCTGGCTGACCAAACCACCTCAGACCCGCTAATTGCACAGATGTACACCGACAGCCGCGGCGCTCAGGGCCGCCTGGAAATGTCCATTCTCAGCCAAGAAGCGCGTCTGAAAACCTGCCTAACCCGCCTGCAAGACACCGCTGAGCAACTCACCCAGCAAGCCAAACAGGCCAATACCCTGGCGCACAACAGCTCAGCCGGGCTTGAGCGCCAACGCAGCGAAACCGACCAGGTGGCCACCGCCATCAACGAAATGGCGGCCACCACCCTGGAAGTGGCGAGCAATGTGGCGCGTACCGCCATCGCCACCCAAGACGCCAACCGCCTGACCAGCGCCGGCCGCACGATTGCCAGTGAAACCCGCCTGGCCATCCAACGCCTGTCGCAATCGGTGGGTGATACCGGTGAAACAGTGACGCGCCTGGCCCACGACAGCAATGAGATTGGTGGCGTGGTCGATGTGATCAAAGGCATTGCCGACCAGACCAACCTGCTGGCACTCAACGCCGCCATCGAAGCCGCACGGGCAGGTGAAATGGGCCGTGGTTTTGCTGTCGTGGCTGATGAGGTGCGCTCATTGGCGCAGCGTACAGCCGAATCCACCGGGCAGATCCACCAACTGATTGCCAAGCTGCAGCGCACTGCCGAAGAGGCGGTCATGACCATGGAGATCGGCCGCAAACAGGCCGATGAAGGGGTTGAGCGTGTGCAGCAGGCGGACGACGCCCTGGCCGGTATCAGCGATGCGGTGGCCAATATCACCGACATGGCCAACCAGATCGCCGCCGCCGCCGAAGAGCAGAGTGCTGTGGCCGATGAGGTCAACCGCAGCATCACCACCATCGCCCAACTGGCCGACCAGACCGCCGGCGAAGCACACAACACCGCCTTACTCAGCGAGGCGCTAACGGCCACTGCTAATGGTCAGTACGCGCTGGTAGAACGCTTCAATCGCTAA
- a CDS encoding fatty acid cis/trans isomerase: MFCRLLLGVCFLFIGSLQAAETLSYSRDIQPIFTQHCVACHACYDAACQLNLGSAEGAQRGASKATVYNGGRTEAQATTRLFVDAHGAAAWQRKGFTSVLDQQGSQAALLGRMLELGHQQPFAANSKLPAQLAIGISRANQCPLPQEFAEFARKNPQVGMPFAVTGLNEEDYQTLQTWLKQGAPVDQQALQASAAETQQIATWEAFMNAPGAREALVSRWLYEHLFLAHLHFTGGEPGHFFQMVRSRTPSGKPVDIIATRQPNDDPGTEFYYRLLPVQGVIVYKTHITYGLSAAKLERIKQLFFATDWQTDEVPGYGLLRRANPFETFAAIPAQARYQFMLDDGEYFVRTFIRGPVCRGQIATDVIRDNFWAVFQDPKHDLYVTDPEYRDKAKALLAMPGQLDSIGDLVGIWRTYRDKRNEYEALRMQRYAEAPAPSWSHIWAGNDNALLSVFRQHDSASVRKGLIGEVPQTLWWLDFPLLERSYYQLVVNFDVFGNVSHQAQTRLYFDLIRNGAEVNFLRLMPAGSRQGYLDDWYQSGGKLKMWMSYQGIDVETPTALQLPTADPKRSFVEALLTRYGSLNARPDPINRCSGAHCYRPEVDVQLQRAEQSLSRLTGKPAGGLKVIEQLPEATLLRVEASDGKREVYSLLRNRAHTNVAFILGEERRYQPALDTLTIYPGVLSSYPNFIFNVQVEQVAEFVAAMEQARDAPAFAQLVERWGIRRTHPEFWRYFHDMSAYIQQTEPLEAGVLDMNRYENL; this comes from the coding sequence ATGTTCTGCCGCTTATTGCTTGGCGTGTGTTTTTTGTTCATCGGTTCATTGCAAGCTGCAGAAACGCTTTCCTATAGCCGTGATATCCAACCCATTTTTACCCAGCACTGTGTGGCCTGCCATGCCTGCTACGACGCCGCCTGCCAGCTCAATCTAGGCAGCGCTGAGGGCGCGCAGCGTGGGGCGAGTAAAGCTACGGTGTACAACGGCGGGCGTACCGAAGCACAGGCCACCACGCGCCTGTTTGTTGATGCCCATGGTGCGGCGGCGTGGCAGCGCAAGGGCTTTACCTCGGTATTGGATCAGCAAGGCAGTCAAGCAGCCTTGCTGGGGCGCATGCTAGAGCTGGGGCATCAGCAGCCTTTTGCCGCCAACAGCAAATTACCCGCGCAATTGGCTATCGGTATTAGCCGGGCCAACCAATGCCCGTTGCCGCAGGAATTCGCCGAGTTTGCCCGTAAAAACCCTCAGGTCGGCATGCCGTTCGCCGTGACCGGACTGAACGAGGAGGATTATCAAACCCTGCAAACCTGGCTGAAACAGGGCGCGCCAGTCGATCAGCAAGCGTTGCAGGCCAGTGCGGCGGAAACCCAGCAGATTGCCACCTGGGAGGCCTTTATGAACGCCCCCGGTGCCCGCGAGGCGCTGGTTTCGCGCTGGTTGTATGAGCATCTGTTTCTTGCTCACCTGCATTTTACCGGCGGTGAACCGGGGCATTTCTTTCAAATGGTGCGTTCGCGCACGCCGAGCGGTAAACCGGTAGATATCATCGCCACGCGCCAGCCCAATGATGACCCGGGCACTGAGTTTTACTATCGCTTGCTGCCGGTGCAGGGCGTAATTGTGTACAAGACCCATATCACCTACGGGCTGAGTGCGGCGAAGCTGGAACGAATAAAACAGTTGTTCTTCGCCACAGACTGGCAGACCGATGAGGTGCCGGGCTATGGCTTGTTGCGCCGCGCCAATCCGTTTGAAACCTTTGCCGCGATTCCTGCGCAGGCGCGCTATCAATTTATGCTCGATGACGGCGAATACTTTGTGCGCACCTTTATTCGTGGGCCGGTGTGCCGTGGGCAGATTGCTACGGATGTGATTCGCGATAATTTCTGGGCGGTGTTCCAAGACCCGAAACACGACCTCTATGTCACTGATCCGGAATACCGCGACAAGGCGAAAGCGCTGTTGGCCATGCCCGGACAGCTCGACAGCATTGGTGACTTGGTCGGTATCTGGCGCACCTACCGCGATAAACGCAATGAGTACGAAGCGTTGCGGATGCAACGTTATGCCGAGGCGCCCGCGCCGAGCTGGTCGCATATCTGGGCCGGTAACGACAACGCGCTGCTGTCGGTGTTTCGTCAGCATGACAGCGCGTCGGTGCGTAAAGGCCTGATTGGTGAGGTGCCACAAACCCTCTGGTGGTTGGATTTCCCGCTGCTGGAGCGCTCTTACTATCAGCTGGTGGTGAACTTCGATGTGTTCGGTAACGTGTCTCACCAGGCGCAAACACGGCTGTATTTTGACTTGATCCGCAACGGTGCAGAGGTCAATTTCCTGCGCTTGATGCCGGCAGGATCGCGCCAGGGGTACTTGGATGACTGGTATCAAAGTGGCGGCAAACTGAAGATGTGGATGAGCTATCAGGGCATCGATGTAGAAACGCCAACGGCTTTGCAGTTGCCCACAGCAGATCCCAAGCGCAGTTTTGTTGAGGCCCTGCTGACGCGCTACGGCAGCCTCAATGCGCGACCTGACCCGATCAACCGCTGCAGCGGCGCGCACTGCTATCGCCCAGAGGTGGATGTTCAATTGCAGCGCGCGGAGCAATCCTTGAGCCGTCTGACGGGCAAACCCGCAGGCGGGCTTAAGGTGATCGAGCAATTACCGGAGGCCACGCTGCTGCGGGTGGAAGCGTCTGATGGCAAGCGCGAGGTGTACAGCCTGTTGCGCAACCGTGCGCACACCAATGTGGCTTTTATACTCGGCGAAGAGCGGCGCTATCAGCCGGCGCTGGATACCTTGACGATTTACCCAGGCGTGCTGAGCAGTTACCCCAACTTTATCTTCAATGTTCAGGTTGAGCAGGTTGCGGAGTTTGTTGCCGCCATGGAGCAGGCGCGTGATGCGCCGGCGTTCGCGCAACTGGTTGAGCGTTGGGGCATTCGCCGCACCCATCCCGAGTTCTGGCGTTATTTCCATGATATGTCGGCGTATATCCAGCAAACCGAGCCGCTTGAGGCTGGTGTGCTGGACATGAACCGCTACGAAAATCTCTAG